Genomic DNA from Cyprinus carpio isolate SPL01 chromosome A22, ASM1834038v1, whole genome shotgun sequence:
TGCTCATGCCACAAGATTTTTTTTAGGTCTGGTCTAGTTCACAATACTAACACCCTCAAAATGCAGCGATAATTGAGACCCTTTTAAAACCaaacataacaacaataaaaataaacagatcacTCACTATATTAaccttatgcaaaaaaaaaaaattaaaatcttaatttcaaCATTCACTCCTAAAGTCTGAAGCAAAGCATTCTGGGAACTAAAACTTGATAGAATGGTGTACAAATAAAATCAGCTTTCTAAGTAACAAAAGCATACTACACAAATAGTATataactattgttattattaaaatagtacTATTACAGttataatcaataaattattgtACAATAagtaaagtaaactaaaagtgtGAGTTAGGAGGTAGACCAATACAGAGATCCAACCAAGTAAAGGCCGTCACTTCTTAGACATTTCAAGACCTGACAATCGGTTTGGTGCAATCCAACATCCATCATGTTCAGTTGATGAAAACAAGCGCCGTCCAATGCCAACAGGGGTAACAAACTAATCAGACAAAACACAAGGAACGTGTCTGTTACTCTTTTTCAGTGTCACTAAGTGAAGTGTGAATCAGCCTTTAGAGATCTAACCACATTGACACTGTAATTCAGTTTTTCAATTTTACAAGAAACAATAGGTGTGGATTACATCATACATGGGGGAGAATAGTCTACTCCCATTAAGACCACAAACTTAAGACCTATCTTTTCCACTTCAGCGCAAAATGAAAGCCACATCAAGGTGTGATAGAGGAAGTACGATCTCTATTGGGTAGCTAAACCAGcccatttttcattaaataccaCCATCAACACTGAGGAGACATTCAGCACTCCAGAGAAACCTTCCAAGAACAGCATCATGATCATCTCCATGCTTTTGCTAGTCACCCTGCTACCATATCTGACTTTTCCAGGTAGAAAAATaatgagaattaactgacttctattgcataatgtattttacatttattataactatacaattttaatgttcattttacgCACTGTTTGCTCTATAAATTGATCTGAAAGAACATTTAGTAAAGTCTACTTCTCATTTAACCAACCTAtactaatttttctttttcatctgtgCAAGTGGGTATAGTAAATTTCACAGAAGCTAAACCTCATTCAAGACCCTACATGGTTTCAGTTCAAAgtaataacaaacacaaatgcgGTGGCTTCCTTGTATCTGAACAGTTTGTCATGACAGCTGCGCACTGctttaaagagtgttttttttttttttttttttttaaaggggttggATTTTCACTGTGAGTCAAAGAGAGACCCATACTGCTGCAAGGGTCTTCACGTTGGAAATGACACATGCTATAATAGTATGCAAACAAGTGGGTCCacgactcaaaaaaaaaaaaaataacctccttattggcattgatggatggatggatggatgaagaacatttaatatatggaacatttccattgcacaaaaggttcatTAGATTATTAAAGTCTTCACactaagaactgttcactgatgggttctttggggaaccaaaaatggttgaGCTTTGAGCATGAGCTAAAGCTTGTGGCTTTGCAATGGAAGCATCATAGCAAAGTATGTAAATACATTAACATGGTTTCAAATGCATATTGTTTTAGGTCAAGCCTAAAATGCTAAAGTTAATTTTGAACAGTCTTCATTTACCAGTAAAACATGAATGCATGTTTTCTTCCTCATCTTGACAGAGGAGAGAAGCTGACAGTTGTGGTTGGAGCTCATGATCACACTCATGGTTCTCGCCACATGGATGTGAAGTTCTACCACATCCACCCTGGGTATGAGTCCaaaagtctgctaaatgacaTCATGCTACTTCAGGTAAATGACTCAGCAAGGTTTTACAGAGCAAACTgcattaaaacaattgttttcttaACTGTACGCTAAACAAAATTTTGAGGAACAGAAAAGTATCATGAATGTCCTACTCCCTTGGGCTTTGTTCAGATTGCACACAATGCTGATTTGGTTTCACACAGATAATAAGGACTGATTGGTCagttcattttgcaagagatgaaATACTTTAATTCATTCATTGCTGTCAGTATCTGGTGTACATTGTCTCCCACACTAACAAAGTGATTCAAAAGCTACTTGAAACCTGATTTGACTGTTCAGACGGAGACACATTGTGAAGGGTCAGTGAgccgaggtggagtccaggcCTTGGAGGcaggaggcggaggtgagggagactaaAAGCACAAcaacgctggaggatggcagtcccgcggagctcgcaccgcaatgatggtgggctgagggtgagcaaaggggctgccagatgacagcggtggaggaggcaggagcaggTGGGAGGGCAGCCATTTTCGAGGAGCAGGCACATGAGGGCACGTTCTTTGAGCCGACACTGGGAGCGAGCTCTGCCGACAATGggagcaagctctggggctggagccaacactgggaGCGAGCTCTGGAgctggagcccttcctgggcttaactcgggaacaggagcccatcctgggcttaactcgggataAGGCACTTGAgaattggaagccccctcagggctggacaaGGAAACCAaggaaggagggctggacgggaccagtgGAGATGACGGAGAGAGGAAAGGGGGCAGTTAaacctccagttcagattcccagtctataagatACTCCTCATTTTGGCACTTTTGGCACTCCATAGTCCGCTCACCCTCAGCAGAGATGCAGGGGCAGAGCTCCACTCCAACATCACACCATCCACAGCTCTCTCCCTTGCGGTGGACACTGTAGTCGGCTCTCGCACCGAAGAGGACCATCTTCGGACGACAACGCTCTGCACTCGGTGTTCAGGCTGGCGTCATAGAACGCGCAGAGCACGTCATTCAGGTAGCTGGTGATGTTAGCTAGCAGTAGGAACTGTCTCATATGGTCCTCGAGAGAAcgtccttcctgctccagcaggaggaggaggaattcgggGCAAAGGAGGGGATTCATGGACACAACActatgggaaaaaaaagagagaatctttattaatccaacacggggtaaatccaacatggatcACAGGAGGAAGCCACAGATACTGACTTGTAactggtagacccaacaaaactaaactgaaagcaCATGGGTTATAAATACAGGCTAAcgagggactaaggagacacaactgggaactaaggagacacctgggaactaatcaacaatcacgggagacagaaactgggtcacagagaacatggggaatggaacacatgaggggaaaacacaacataatgagtccaggggtgtgacattatCCTTataaattccaaataaaaaaataaaaaaataaaagttggtCATcaaatttgtatacattttgaaaatgaccaGCATTAATGATTGAATTACTTGCTGTAGCTATATGAAAAGGTCAAAAAGAGCAAGGAAGTCAACTGGATCtgcataccaaagaaaaataaggACATCAAGACCAAATGCAGTGTTGCAGGATGGGGGAAAAAACACCAAAGGTGCAGCGAGTGCTAAGCTTATGGAGGTGGACATCACCATCATTGATGCAAAACAATGTAAGAAGTACTGGGGAAAAAATTACTCCATCTCACGTATGGTATGTGCAGGTGGCTGCAGAGGATTTTGCCAGGTACAAAGAATGTTCTGGACAAATCAAAAATAGTGTGACAGTTTCATTTCATTCAAGGCCTGTAACTTTCATAACTTTTCTCAGGGAGATTCTGGAGGACACTTGGTGTGCAATAATGTCGCAGTCGGTGTTGTTTCATTCAACGAGCTAAACAACTGTAACTCACCTAAACTACCAAATGTCTACACCAAGATTTCCAAATTTCTAAGTTGGATAAAAGCTATTCTTGAAGGTGTGAAGCAAGAACttgattaataaacattttatttaaacaatgtagTCTGTTGATCATATGTGTCatttcattatgaattttttttaaaaaaaaatatgactgatTTGTCAGATGTGACACTTTCCTGTGGAAAGATGGTTTTGTCCCTTCTCGGCAGCCTTGGTTTCCTGTGGGGGCTGAGCTCATTGCATGTGGTCAGAGACCCTGTAAGAAACAGTCTAGTTTGCAGAGACATCTTAAAAAAGAGAGCTCTCTCAGGCAGCTCtgcccaaactcacaccattggttgaaccACTGTTGCTATGCCAAGCTGGTCAGGGTTCTCAAAGCAAGTAAGCAATGTTTTGACAAACAGAGTCAAAATGTGTGTACATTTCAGGAAAATCcacctaaaaatgtaacatttatagaAATTAATGGTAAATTCACCCAATAAATGTCATCATTTTCTGACCCTCATGAATTTTTCCTTCTCTGGAAATTGTCTATACAATGGATGacgggggcagtcgtggccttaTTGTTAGAGAGccggacttgtaacctgaaggttgcgggtcacttcacttttatttaaaagtcagaggggtccaatgttgttttggactgcACTGACTGtcattgtatggagaaaaaaaaaacaacgacaacaacacagttttcaaaatatcaaattttgtgttccacagaagaaataaagttacaCAGGTTTGGAAAACTTTAGTAAAAgatgacaatttaaaattttgggtgaattaccaGGAAACCACGTTTTAACATAATAacattcacattttacatttaattaacagAAGAGACATCCAGGAAATGCTGTGGTTTGCTCTGAAGGGAGGCCTGCCCTTTTACTTTGAGTAGTTTAAAAGTCAGTGACACATCTTCAATGTTCCAGTAGCACAGTGACACACTTCACTGCGATTCTGCTCACCACAGCTGTGACCACACTGCACATCACAGGAAGCTTCTTTCATTAGTAATCCTTAATCTTTACACTTTGTAATTGTGCCATCAAAGTGGCTATTGTTTGAGTCTgagtttctgtcttgtttttcttaATAGTTGTGGTTGGAGTTGACATAATCAATGGGGAAAAAGCTTCAAAAAATTCCTTGCAATACATGTTCTCAGTGCAgaacaataaaacacatgaatGTGGAGGATTTCTGATATCTCCTCAATATGTTCTTACAGCTGCACACTGTGCAAGGTaacgtgttatttttttttttattttttttttggagccatATTCATCACTGAATGAAATATCTAAGCTCTTGTtccaccgaaaaaaaaaaaataaatttataccaaaaacattcaaaaacgtTAAGATGGGTAATGACATCATGCTTCTAAAGGTAAAGCAACACCTGTTGGGTTGTGATTACAATTTCACAAGAACAAGAAGACCaaacaagtgcacatttaataacTAACTATTTGCATTTTCAGATTTCTAGGGAAGCAGTTTTGGGAGAAAAGGTGAAGACGGTGAAAATCCCAGATCTACATTACAGAGTTGAAAGCAATACCCAGTGCTTGGTTGCTGGATGGGGTTCGACTAAACAGCACAAAGATGTCAATGACCTTTTGGCCTTGAATGTAACCTCAACTGTTGACATCCACAACTGCAAGAAAGCatggaagaaatacaaagaaAGCATCACAAAACTTCCACCAAACATCATCTGTGCTGGAGGATATAAACAGAATGGAGGAGTGTGCTTGGTAATAAACATACAGGAGAGACcagggcaagttgtcacaatttCTTAAGTGCTAAAACTATAAGAGGTTTTGAGAAAATTGAGAAAGataaagtgtgacaactagctcCAGTCTCATCTTCATAtacaaaggtttattttttttatttatatatatatatatatatatatatatatatatatatatatatatatatatatatatattaacactattaacatgactgtcagtttatgtgcatatggcagaaatgttcagaaaaatcaataaaagatgtaaacaaacagacaattaacactattaacagcaattatgcaatcaaacttagttctgtatgttgtttcagggttagcatcatctgaggtcctctgaggggctggcatcatctcttctcaggtgttctggatccagactggagcttgtgtaaatcctagtaaccatgggatgtaaatcctgtggcaaaacagagaaacaaatagagacataattagcgtagctgctgttccagccaagtaaaattaattagtttaacccaagctaaagaataataatgcgcatttgatcagatataactgcagtccaaaattatgagatgcattatttgaatgcttggccaaagaggtgtgtttttaatctagatttaaacagagagagtgtgtctgaacctcGAACATTACCAGGAAGGCTATTcgagagtttgggagccaaatgcgaaaaagctctacctcctttagtggactttgctatcctaggtactaccaaaagtccagcgttttgtgaccttagggaacgtgatgggttgtagcgtggtagaagactagttaggtatgcaggaactaaaccattaagggccttataggtaagtaataatattttgtaactaatacggaacttaataggtagccagtgcagagactgtaaaattggggtaatatgatcatattttgatCAGATTTTATGGATGTTCCATTGTTCTACTATTAAACCCCATCTTCACATATATTCTTGCAGGGTGATTCTGGAGGTCCACTGGTGTGCCATTCAATGGCAGTGGGCATTGTCTCATTCAGCACAAAGGGGTGTAAATATCCTGATGTACCGAATATCTTCactgatatttcaaaatatgcaCATTGGATCAAAGCAATTATGAAGAAAAAGGAAACTTAAGAGTTTTGTGTTCACAGCACTTGCAAATCATGCTTAAACATACAATACTGACCaacaaaaattgttttgctgATGACTTGTGTCTGTATTTTCACAATGACCATTTCTGTGCATGCAGattgttgtttttgagaaaaactacCTCAAAATGTCTatgattttgtgtatattttgggTTACAATAATAGTGCATTTATACAAGGACACAATAAATCAGGGATGGATAGCATATAAAATACCCGTGACTGAATTTTGGTTTGATATCAACATTTGAAATGACATTTTCCATCAGTAGGGTACAAAAATAATTTCTCTTCCAGCCAAAAGGTCCGTAAAAGGAGGTGTTTAACATTCAGAAAAGGTTGATTGGGAATTGATTTTTTGATGATACTAAAATCTGGGAAtccaaatacaatataaaatgtctagtacgaatatatatatatagagggagagagagagagagagagagagagagagagagagagagagagagagcaaaagtgTCACAAATTTAGCCTGTCGTAACTGAAAACTGTAAAGAAGGTCAAGACCACAAATGGGCAGGCAATCATATAAAGCAGTGATGAAGGCATTTGACATGtttaaaatcaacttttaatTCTAGGTGATAGTTAACAATACTTAACAAACAGTCTGTTTGTGGTACATGTTCTGTGCCATATACAATCTAACAAATTCACTGCCAATCCATTTATCtactgtatattgaaaataagccATGACATTGCTGCCAAAGAAATTAAACTGCACCTGAAAGACATCAGTTTTACCAAGATATGTTGGAGAAGATCTTGTGTCATCACTGAATGTCAGGATGTGTCTTGTGGTAGAGAGCTATATAAATGACTGTGGTGGTCGTACCAGCAGCGCATTATGAAGATGAGTGCAGCGTATGGCCTGTTGCTCTCAGTGGCTTTGACGAGCTTGATACTGACTGGTTAGTAAAATCATGCTTAACTGATTATAAAATGATAACTGAATCGAATTTTTTGTTATCTCAGACGTGGATCTTTATTTGCTTAGGCACATTTGGAGCTGATATCATCAATGGCAAAAAAGCCAAGAAGAACTCCATGCTGTACATGGCATCAGTGCAGATTGATGGAAAACACAAATGTGGAGGATTCCTGATCAACCCGAGCTATGTGCTCACAGCCGCACACTGCGATAAAAGGTAAAGCCAACTGTTAACCTGGAATATGTTTGGTGTTCAACAAAACGGTTTACTAATATGCAATTATGTTCATGCTATGAATAAAGTGGTAACATGACTGTGATCCTGGGCACCCACAACATCAGTCCACAAGGAGCAAATCTGAAAAGATATACTGTGCAAAATAAACATAAGCACCCATCCTACAAAAATGCCAAAACTGGGAATGACATCATGCTTCTGAAGGTACAATATTcatcaataaatttaaatatattataaaatgaaacaatattattattaaatataaatttataattaaatacttaaaatttcatttagaatttaataataaaacatacatttacatttacattatatattaagcAATTAGATTAAACAAACCATTAATGGTAATCAGACCACACTTTTCATATGTGAAATTTTAGCTGTCCAAGAAGCTGAAAACCGGCAAAGGTGTGAAAACCATCAAAATCCCGAGCAAGGACAAAACGCTTAAGTCAAAGACCAAGTGCCAGGTTGCAGGATGGGGTCAAACTGAACAGGAAAATGTGGTGAACGATCTGCTGGTGACAGATGTGTCACCTATCAACTCCTCCACCTGCCAGACAATgtggaaaaaagtgaaagtgaatctCCCCAACAACGTCCTGTGTGCTGGGGGTTACGAGACCAAAAGTGGTGCTTGCCAGGTACATCTAAAGCAATATTTTGGAGAAAGTTCCTATTCTGTGAGTCTATATTCTTCTGACCACAATAAAAATGTGTCTGGAATCAATCTCAAATGCATTGTCATTCAGGGTGATTCGGGTGGGCCGTTGGTGTGCAGTGGGACAGCAGTGGGAATTGTCTCTTTCAACATGGGACGCTGTGACTACCCAAATGTTCCCAATGTTTACACTGAAATTTCAAAATTCAGAGGCTGGATCAAAGAGGTGATCAAAGGAGGTGCTTGATGCCTATgaaaatgcattgatttattgTGCAGTATGTCAAGATCAGCTTTTATGGTGTCTTGTGAATGCTAGCTGTCAAACCTTTCAATAAAATGGAGAAatgaacaacaaaacacaataagcaatgactttgcattttttctttctaaagcGCCACTTCAGAGAGAGCGAAACCAGTTAGGGGGCTGTTTAATTCTCAACCACTGGTAAagttcaccaccaccaccacatccTAAGTTACACAACAAAAATTAACGTAGCACTGGGAAAATAAATGAGAAGACGCTTACATgcgttaaaaaaatgtatattttaagctttatttaaaaagGGCTTGAGACACAATCaattgatttgttgttgttgcatgaaGCAGCCCAggttgggggaaaaaagaaagaaagaaattcctCCAAAAAGAGCATCTGCCATCACATCAGTTACTCTACAACAAAAATTCTCATCGGGGTGATGATTTTCTATCTTGATCGATCTTTAAGATGTCCACAACCTACTTTTCAATTGAATCATAGAGATTGTGATCTTTTATGTCCTATAAATGTGTCCTGTTTAATTCCGTATCTAAATATATCTGTGCAGCTTTCAGTTGACAAGACATTTTTAAGACAGCACAATCAAGAATCATAGATGAATgagaaactagaaaaaaaaagtttgttgagacAAATTTTAatttggcttgagaaagcctgaccagaaagtttgaagtttaaagaagttagaagtttaaagtagtttgaagtttaaagaagttagaagtttaaagtagttcgaagtttaaagtagtttaaagttagattgatagattagtagaaagaaagaaagatatattagttagaaagaatgataaatagattagttagaaagaatgatagattagttcaaaagaaagaatgatagatagattagaaagaaagattcattaaaaaaaaaaaaagaaagaaagaaagaaattgatctttcaagctgtttgatggcactcagcgagttgcatgcatcagtccaaaagaagtgaaataaaaagtgtccatccattaaaaaaattgcatgttgctagcatgattagcaagtgactagcatgtacttagcatgattagcaagtgactagcatgtcgctagaatgattagcaagttactagcatgtcgctagcatgattcttgcatgattagcatgttacgagcatgttcttagcatgattagcaagtgactagcatgttgttaacatgtttctagcatgattaccatgttggtagcatgtttctagcatgattagcatgttgttagcataattaacatgtttctagcatgattagcatgttgctaacatattgctagcatgtttatagcatgattagcatgtcgctagcattattagcaagtcactagcatgttactagcatgtcgctagcacaataataacaacatgctactagcatgttgctagcttgtttctagcatgattagcatgttgctagcatgtttctagcatgataagcttgttgctagcatgtcactagcatgtttctagcatgactagcatgcgactagcatgttgttagcatgtttctagcatgattagcatgttgttagcatgtttctagcatgattagcattgtcctagcatgtttctagcatgattagcatgttgctagcatgtttctagcatgattaacatgcgactagcatgttgtttgtttctagcatgattaccatgttggtagcatgttgctagcatgattagcatgttgttagcatgtttctaggatgattagcatgttgctagcatgtttctagcatgactagcatgtagttaacatgttttctagcatgattagcattcgactggcatgtttctaacattagcatgttgctaggatagatagatagatagatagatagatagatagatagatagatagatagatagatagatagatagatagatagatagatagatagatagatagatagaattgtAGTTTAATTGAGTCTAGGGCTTCAGGaagtttagattttaatttttggcttgTGCACTAATGGGCCATCGTAGTCTTGGCTCAATTTGAGCTCTctgcaatgtaagtctatggggtttttatgatttttaatattaatttttaagaaaactgaaagtcaaatcagtctgaaaagatatagcacaccaaGTCATAACAGTCTGAAAGTCT
This window encodes:
- the LOC109046931 gene encoding LOW QUALITY PROTEIN: trypsin-like (The sequence of the model RefSeq protein was modified relative to this genomic sequence to represent the inferred CDS: substituted 1 base at 1 genomic stop codon), which codes for MVLSLLGSLVVVGVDIINGEKASKNSLQYMFSVQNNKTHECGGFLISPQYVLTAAHCARXRVIFFFIFFLEPYSSLNEISKLLFHRKKKNKFIPKTFKNVKMGNDIMLLKISREAVLGEKVKTVKIPDLHYRVESNTQCLVAGWGSTKQHKDVNDLLALNVTSTVDIHNCKKAWKKYKESITKLPPNIICAGGYKQNGGVCLGDSGGPLVCHSMAVGIVSFSTKGCKYPDVPNIFTDISKYAHWIKAIMKKKET
- the LOC122134868 gene encoding trypsin-3-like; translated protein: MKMSAAYGLLLSVALTSLILTGTFGADIINGKKAKKNSMLYMASVQIDGKHKCGGFLINPSYVLTAAHCDKSGNMTVILGTHNISPQGANLKRYTVQNKHKHPSYKNAKTGNDIMLLKLSKKLKTGKGVKTIKIPSKDKTLKSKTKCQVAGWGQTEQENVVNDLLVTDVSPINSSTCQTMWKKVKVNLPNNVLCAGGYETKSGACQGDSGGPLVCSGTAVGIVSFNMGRCDYPNVPNVYTEISKFRGWIKEVIKGGA